One region of Vitis vinifera cultivar Pinot Noir 40024 chromosome 1, ASM3070453v1 genomic DNA includes:
- the LOC100251075 gene encoding uncharacterized protein LOC100251075 translates to MYFLINITTGERIWNALHMSGNLNIIKQVLFTDSKVKESCELCPESSSGVCTENFGTILSSKLNKSQMAAVLASLRKIHCNHKSSVELICGPPGTGKTRTISALLCALLGTNIRTLTCAPTAVAVKEVASRVMKHLKESFETDPQKDASLCSLGDLFFGDYDSTGVGSEMKEIYLDHRVERLAKCFEPLNGWRHSFNSMIVFLEGGVSEDHVSEDELSKMEEGSIEGSKGKRKTYLQLAREQFKSTSLHLRELVNTLSTHIPKSFIMEHNFQAMLSLLGFLSSFESLLHQDNMVSEELENLFAGKENVKHSSKSVADSSTLMYIRSECLHILKNLQNSLDELQFPKNIRKDLLIDFCFQTASSIFSTASDSHKLHLVDMKPLNILVIDEAAQLRECESTIPLQLPGIKLAILIGDKFQLPSRVTSNICDKAGFGRSLYERLSSLDHAKHFLNLQYRMHPSISLFPCSNFYANQILDAPNVKHKAYEKKYLPDPVFRLYLFINISCGREEVDEVGHSVKNMVEVAVLMKIVQNLYQAWRSGIKEELRIGVLSPYTAQVLEIQERLKQKYENNDMFSVKVQTIDGFQGGEEDIILISTVRANNFGSVGVMADVKITNVALTRARHCLWILGSERTLVMSETVWKDIVHDAKDRHCLLNADEDCDLANTMFKVKAELHELDDLLNRDSSLFNSARWKVIFSENFRKAFYNLKSSHTQNMVIALLLKLSTGWRPKRRNIDLPCESSSKILKKFKVGYLYIVYSNDLQKECGYYTQVLKVWDILALEDIPKLVKHLDSLFEMNTDDYLSRCKKKSWEGELEIPMSWTTSYDIVQYKSLSNNATGKISNVSGLARRGGFENSIVSESFLIMKFYSVTFNMVRHFISGHDGRELDLPFELTDQERETIFFNRSSFILGRSGTGKTTVLSMKLFQKEQLFHIASEGLYEVEGHSSTHASQRNEIGECTGDAKGACLHQLFVTVSPRLCNAIRRQLSHFQSFASGGEFLVESSSLDLDYIDDTVQFKDIPDSFVNIPSKSYPLVITFHKFLMMLDGTVGNSYFSRFPDAHKPSRTVTLKTFIRSREVNYERFISSYWPYFKSHLIKYLDSSAVFTEIISHIKGGLEAGKAHDGILSREDYLLLSKARVSTLTREQRDRVYDIFLEYEKKKFKKGEYDLSDLVMDLHFRLRSERYEGDHIDFVYIDEVQDLTMRQIALFKYVSKNIDEGFVFSGDTAQTIAKGVHFRFQDIRHLFFKEFVLGSRTDATDEKKEKGKLSKIFHLSQNFRTHAGVLNLAQSIIDLLYHFFPLTIDVLNPETSLINGEAPVLIECGNFRDALPTIFGDSENAQENVGFGAEQVILVRNDSAKEEISKYVGKKALVLTILECKGLEFRDVLLCNFFGSCPFKHHWRVLYQFMNKINLVDSKSLISFPSFDEAKHNVLCSELKQLYVAITRTRQRLWICDIIDEVSKPMFEYWEKLSLIQVRCLHDLVAQGMQVASRPDEWRSQGFKLFHEHNYEMARLCFEKAGDMYNEKFARAASLQALAISISSSSPQMAKNYLSEAADMFEGIGKAEYAAKCFFEMRSYERAGRIYMEQCGEPMLDKAGECFSLARCYKSAAEAYAKGNYFSECLAVCIKGRLFYMGLQVIQQWKQNSKGAIKESGEIHRIEQNLLEGCARHCHELKDLTGMMKYVRAFHSFESIRTFLRDLCCLDELLLIEKEKENFVEAANIAKCIGDISLEVEMLVEAGCLEDSSKAILQYVLVNSLWQPGSEGWPLKQFIRKKELVNKAKVNAERVSKQFYGFICTEVDILSHEQSTLFELNEYFRSSQNNGSVRGEILSARKIIDAHLHLISILEDRGKSDLYTYLTTHSEERISSNQFSIETLVHFWKFWNFWKDEIVNILEYLGGAIKKYVDYKEFCLNYLGVLKQPNKRTPLYLVLYPEADWVRKTDDRFLHRNGKLVFIDASQFVSAARSYWCAELLSVGIKILEILENLYQFCTRNSFPVFCQSIPLIYIFDVTNFLMKTGSLHCWHPHAETLQMFLEKSSERFFGYIYPLDWRKSSTEDMVSLRENKLAGNLLREVILKNISLKGNLTYGQIGRAVMIMLGSCKLTDEFAESFNKDSPWKDFIKRLCVTKRSELSSKSSAAAQEELSLILKLREALEDTMPTGEKELILCHQFVSSILWNTYCF, encoded by the exons ATGtatttcctaattaatataacaaCTGGTGAAAGAATTTGGAATGCACTACACATGTCTGGGAATCTGAATATTATCAAACAAGTTTTGTTCACTGATTCAAAG GTTAAAGAAAGTTGTGAACTCTGTCCTGAGAGCAGCAGTGGAGTATGCACTGAAAATTTTGGCACAATCCTATCGTCTAAGCTGAATAAGTCTCAAATGGCTGCGGTTTTGGCTTCACTTCGTAAAATTCACTGCAACCACAAGTCATCTGTGGAACTTATCTGTGGCCCACCAGGAACAGGGAAGACTAGAACTATTAGTGCATTGCTATGTGCTCTCTTGGGAACAAATATAAGGACTCTTACTTGTGCTCCAACTGCTGTTGCAGTTAAGGAGGTGGCATCTCGGGTTATGAAGCATTTGAAAGAGTCATTCGAAACGGACCCTCAGAAGGATGCTTCGCTTTGTTCCTTGGGAGATCTCTTCTTTGGTGACTATGACTCCACTGGAGTTGGTTCAGAGATGAAAGAGATATATTTGGATCATCGTGTAGAAAGACTGGCAAAGTGCTTTGAGCCACTAAATGGTTGGAGGCATTCTTTCAACTCAATGATAGTTTTCCTTGAAGGTGGTGTTTCTGAGGACCATGTCTCTGAAGATGAATTGTCTAAAATGGAGGAAGGCAGCATTGAAGGTAGCAAGGGAAAGAGAAAAACATATCTTCAGTTGGCAAGAGAGCAGTTCAAATCTACTTCTTTGCATCTCAGGGAACTTGTCAATACTCTCTCTACCCATATACCCAAAAGCTTTATTATGGAACACAACTTCCAAGCAATGTTATCTCTTCTAGGCTTCCTCAGTTCTTTTGAATCTTTGTTGCATCAAGACAATATGGTTTCTGAAGAACTAGAAAACCTGTTTGCAGGGAAAGAAAATGTGAAGCATTCTTCTAAGTCTGTTGCGGATTCATCAACCTTGATGTACATCAGAAGCGAATGCCTTCACATTCTAAAAAATCTTCAGAATTCGCTTGATGAGCTTCAATTTCCAAAGAATATCAGAAAAGATTTGTTAATAGATTTCTGTTTTCAAACAGCTTCTTCTATTTTCTCCACTGCTTCTGATTCGCATAAACTGCATTTGGTGGATATGAAGCCATTAAACATTTTGGTTATTGATGAAGCTGCACAGTTAAGAGAGTGTGAGTCAACCATTCCACTCCAACTTCCTGGTATAAAGCTTGCTATTCTGATTGGGGATAAGTTCCAATTACCCTCAAGAGTGACAAGCAAT ATCTGTGATAAAGCCGGCTTCGGGAGAAGCTTATATGAAAGATTGAGTTCACTGGATCATGCAAAGCACTTCCTCAATCTGCAGTACCGAATGCATCCATCAATCAGTTTGTTTCCATGCTCAAATTTTTATGCCAATCAAATATTGGATGCTCCAAATGTTAAGCATAAagcctatgaaaaaaaatatcttcccGACCCAGTTTTTAGACTATATTTATTCATAAATATTTCTTGTGGGAGGGAGGAAGTGGATGAGGTTGGACACAGTGTGAAAAATATGGTTGAGGTGGCTGTTTTGATGAAGATAGTACAGAATCTATACCAAG CTTGGAGGAGTGGAATAAAGGAAGAGCTTAGAATTGGTGTACTATCCCCATATACTGCTCAAGTACTTGAAATTCAAGAAAGACTCAAGCAGAAATATGAGAACAACGATATGTTTTCAGTAAAGGTACAGACAATTGATGGGTTCCAAGGTGGAGAAGAAGATATAATACTGATATCAACTGTACGAGCTAATAATTTTGGATCAGTTGGGGTGATGGCCGAtgttaaaataactaatgttgCTTTGACAAGAGCTAG ACATTGTCTTTGGATTTTGGGGAGTGAAAGGACCCTAGTTATGAGTGAAACAGTGTGGAAAGATATTGTCCATGATGCTAAGGATCGACATTGTCTTTTGAATGCTGATGAAGATTGTGATTTGGCCAATACCATGTTTAAGGTCAAGGCGGAGCTTCATGAACTGGATGATTTGCTTAATAGGGATAGTTCACTGTTTAACAGTGCTAGATGGAAG GTTATTTTCagtgaaaattttagaaaagcGTTCTATAACTTGAAGTCATCTCATACTCAGAATATGGTCATCGCCTTATTACTAAAACTGTCAACTGGCTGGCGACCTAAAAGGAGGAATATAGATTTGCCTTGTGAAAGTTCTtccaagattttgaaaaaattcaagGTGGGATATCTGTACATTGTTTACTCAAATGATCTTCAGAAGGAATGTGGCTACTATACCCAGGTTCTTAAGGTTTGGGATATATTAGCATTGGAGGATATTCCGAAGCTGGTTAAACACCTTGACAGCCTATTTGAAATGAACACTGATGATTATCTCAGTCGTTGCAAGAAGAAATCTTGGGAGgg GGAATTGGAAATTCCAATGAGTTGGACAACTTCATATGATATTGTTCAATACAAGAGTCTTAGCAATAATGCAACTggtaaaatttcaaatgttagtGGTCTGGCCAGAAGAGGCGGTTTTGAGAACTCAATTGTGAGTGAGAgctttttaattatgaaattttactCCGTGACATTTAATATGGTGCGACACTTTATTTCTGGCCATGATGGTAGAGAACTGGATCTTCCCTTTGAATTAACTGACCAAGAGCGGGAGACCATTTTCTTCAATAGAAGCAGTTTTATACTTGGAAGGTCTGGCACCGGGAAAACTACAGTTTTGAGCATGAAGCTATTCCAGAAAGAGCAATTGTTTCATATTGCTTCAGAGGGATTATATGAAGTTGAGGGCCATTCGTCTACGCATGCTAGTCAGAGAAATGAAATTGGTGAATGCACTGGAGATGCAAAGGGAGCATGCTTGCACCAACTTTTTGTTACAGTTAGTCCGAGACTGTGTAATGCCATTAGACGACAATTATCTCACTTCCAAAG CTTTGCTTCTGGTGGGGAATTTTTGGTAGAAAGCAGTTCACTAGATTTGGATTATATCGATGACACGGTGCAATTCAAGGATATTCCAGATTCTTTTGTTAATATCCCATCGAAGTCATACCCCCTTGTTATCACTTTTCATAAGTTTTTGATGATGCTTGATGGAACAGTGGGTAATTCGTACTTCTCAAGATTTCCTGATGCACATAAACCTTCAAGAACCGTTACCCTGAAAACCTTTATCAGATCAAGAGAGGTTAATTATGAGAGATTCATATCATCTTACTGGCCCTATTTCAAATCCCATCTAATAAAATATCTTGACTCTTCTGCAGTTTTTACTGAGATAATTTCTCATATAAAAGGTGGGTTAGAAGCAGGAAAGGCCCATGATGGTATACTCTCTCGTGAGGACTATCTTTTACTATCTAAGGCTCGGGTGTCTACTCTTACCAGGGAGCAAAGAGACAGAGTTTACGATATTTTTCTagaatatgaaaagaaaaagttcaagaagGGTGAATATGATTTGTCTGACTTAGTAATGGATCTTCATTTTCGACTTAGAAGTGAAAGATATGAAGGTGATCACATTGATTTTGTGTACATTGACGAGGTGCAGGACCTGACCATGAGACAGATTGCTCTTTTCAAGTATGTCAGTAAAAATATTGATGAGGGATTTGTTTTCTCGGGTGATACAGCACAAACTATTGCTAAGGGGGTTCATTTTAGGTTCCAGGATATACGCCATTTGTTTTTCAAGGAATTTGTATTGGGCTCTAGAACCGATGCAACTgatgaaaagaaagagaaaggaaaattatcgaaaatttttcatttgagCCAGAACTTTCGCACACATGCTGGTGTGCTTAACTTAGCACAAAGTATAATTGACCTTCTTTACCATTTCTTCCCTTTAACTATTGATGTATTGAACCCTGAGACAAGCCTTATAAATGGGGAAGCTCCAGTTTTGATTGAATGTGGGAATTTCAGAGATGCATTACCAACTATTTTTGGAGATAGCGAAAACGCCCAAGAGAATGTTGGTTTTGGAGCGGAGCAGGTTATATTAGTGCGGAATGATTCTGCTAAGGAGGAAATTTCTAAATATGTTGGAAAGAAAGCTCTTGTTCTGACAATATTGGAGTGCAAGGGCCTAGAGTTTCGg GATGTCTTGTTGTGTAACTTCTTTGGGTCATGCCCTTTCAAACACCATTGGAGAGTCTTATATCAGTTTATGAATAAGATTAATTTGGTTGATTCTAAATCCCTTATATCTTTTCCAAGTTTTGATGAGGCAAAACACAATGTCTTGTGCTCTGAGCTGAAGCAACTATATGTGGCAATAACTCGTACACGGCAAAGGTTATGGATCTGTGATATTATAGATGAAGTTTCCAAACCAATGTTCGAATACTGGGAAAAGTTGTCCCTCATTCAGGTCAGATGTCTGCATGATTTAGTTGCTCAGGGAATGCAAGTTGCAAGCAGACCAGATGAGTGGAGGTCACAGGGTTTCAAg CTCTTCCATGAACATAACTATGAAATGGCAAGACTCTGCTTTGAAAAAGCAGGGGACATGTACAATGAAAAGTTTGCTAGGGCTGCTAGTCTTCAAGCATTGGCTATTAGTATATCCAGTTCAAGTCCTCAAATGGCCAAAAATTACCTTAGTGAGGCTGCTGATATGTTTGAAGGCATTGGCAAGGCTGAATATGCTGCCAAGTGTTTTTTTGAAATGAGGAGTTACGAAAGAGcag GGAGAATTTATATGGAACAATGTGGGGAACCTATGCTGGATAAAGCCGGGGAATGTTTTTCTCTGGCAAGATGCTACAAGAGTGCAGCTGAGGCCTATGCTAAAGGAAACTATTTCTCAGAGTGTTTGGCTGTATGCATTAAAGGAAGACTCTTCTACATGGGTTTGCAGGTCATCCAGCAGTGGAAACAAAACAGTAAGGGTGCTATTAAAGAAAGTGGTGAAATACACAGAATTGAACAGAATTTGTTAGAAGGATGTGCCCGTCACTGTCATGAGCTTAAAGATCTCACAGGCATGATGAAGTATGTTAGAGCTTTCCATTCCTTTGAGTCGATTCGCACTTTCTTGAGGGACTTATGTTGTCTAGATGAGCttcttttgattgaaaaagaaaaggaaaactttgTTGAGGCTGCAAATATTGCAAAGTGCATTGGAGATATATCATTAGAGGTTGAAATGCTGGTGGAGGCTGGATGTTTGGAAGATTCTTCAAAGGCTATTCTGCAGTATGTGTTAGTCAATTCTCTGTGGCAACCTGGAAGCGAAGGATGGCCTTTGAAGCAGTTTATACGAAAGAAGGAGCTTGTAAACAAAGCCAAAGTAAATGCTGAGAGGGTTTCAAAGCAGTTTTATGGATTTATCTGTACAGAGGTTGACATCTTATCACATGAACAGAGTACCTTGTTTGAGCTGAATGAGTATTTTAGATCTTCCCAGAATAATGGAAGTGTTAGAGGTGAAATCTTATCTGCTCGAAAAATTATTGATGCTCACCTTCATTTAATAAGTATCTTGGAGGATAGGGGGAAATCTGATTTATATACCTATCTGACAACACATTCAGAAGAAAGAATATCCAGTAACCAGTTCTCCATTGAAACTTTGGTTCACTTCTGGAAGTTTTGGAACTTCTGGAAGGATGAGATTGTGAATATATTAGAATATCTCGGTGGAGCTATTAAGAAATATGTGGATTATAAAGAGTTCTGTTTGAATTACTTGGGTGTGCTGAAGCAGCCCAATAAGCGAACTCCTCTTTACCTTGTGCTCTACCCTGAGGCAGATTGGGTAAGAAAAACCGATGACAGATTTTTGCATAGAAATGGAAAATTGGTCTTCATTGATGCTAGTCAGTTTGTCTCTGCTGCCAGGAGTTATTGGTGTGCAGAATTACTTTCTGTAGGCATAAAGATTTTGGAAATTCTTGAAAACTTGTATCAGTTCTGTACCAGGAATTCCTTTCCTGTGTTTTGCCAAAGCATTcctcttatttatatatttgatgtGACTAATTTTCTTATGAAGACAGGGTCACTGCACTGCTGGCATCCTCATGCCGAGACACTCCAAATGTTTCTTGAAAAATCAAGTGAGCGCTTCTTTGGCTACATATATCCCCTCGACTGGCGAAAATCATCTACTGAGGATATGGTGTCTCTCAGAGAAAATAAGCTTGCTGGGAATTTACTTAGAGaagttattcttaaaaacatcaGCTTGAAGGGAAACCTCACATATGGTCAAATTGGGAGGGCAGTGATGATTATGCTTGGGTCATGTAAGCTAACTGACGAATTTGCGGAAAGCTTTAATAAGGATTCACCATGGAAAGACTTTATTAAGAGACTTTGTGTTACTAAGAGATCAGAACTGTCTTCAAAGAGTTCTGCTGCTGCTCAGGAAGAACTTTCATTGATTTTGAAGCTCCGTGAAGCACTGGAAGACACAATGCCAACTGGCGAAAAGGAATTGATTTTGTGTCACCAGTTTGTTTCTAGTATCTTGTGGAACACCTATTGTTTTTAG